The following nucleotide sequence is from Streptomyces bathyalis.
GCAGCGGGCCGGGACCTCAACGAGGCTCGAGCGATACCCGCGGTCATGCCCGGCTCCCCTGGTGCGTCTTCGACGGCGGAACCGGCACGGGCACCGTGCGTCTGCTCGCCTCGAATATCCGCTCGCGGATCCGCTGCGGGTCGGTGTCGGTGGTGTCGTGGGCGATCTCGCCGCTCGCGAGGATGACGACCCGGTCCGCCCACGCCGCGGCACCGGGCTCGTGCGTGACCATGACGACGGTCACGGAACGCTCATCGACCAGAGAGCGCAGCAACGCCAGAACGTCGGCTGCGGCAGAGGGGTCCAGCGCTCCGGTCGGTTCGTCGGCGAACACCACCTCCGGGTTGTTGATCAGTGACCGGGCGATCGCCACCCGCTGCTGCTCGCCTCCGGACAGCCGGCCGGCCCGGGCTTTGACGTGCCGCTCCATACCGACGAGGGTCAGCACCTCCACAACCCGTTCCCGGTCGAGCTCAGCCCCGGCGAGCCGCAGCGGCATCAGGACGTTCTGCTCGACGGTCAGAGCGGTCAGGATGTTGTACGCCTGGAACACGAAGCCGATGCGTTCCCGCCGTATCGTCGTGAGCCGCCGCTCCATCATGCGGCTCAGCTCGAGGTCGCCCAGCTTCACCGAGCCCGAGGACGGCCGGTCGAGCCCGGCGGCGCACTGCAGGAGCGAGCTCTTGCCCGATCCGGAGGGCCCCATCACCGCGGTGAAGGATCCTTTCGCGATCGCCGCGTTCACGCCTCGAAGGGCATGCGTGGCGTTCTTGCCGCGTCCGAACCTCTTGTGCACTCCGGTCAAGGTGACTGCCGACGTGACTGCCGGCTCGATTCCGTCCATGTGCAGCAGCGTCGTGGTCGGAGCCCACCCGCCACCACGGGGGAAGCCACCCATCCGGCTTCCGGATAACCGGAAAGCAGTTGGCGAACACCCCGGTGGCCGCCTGCCCCTGACGCGGGCGACGTCAGGACGGCATGGCCGTCACGAACACCCCCGACTCTGCGCGTTCAGACGCCGAGGTAGCGCAGGACGGCGAGGACGCGGCGGTGGTCGTCCGCGGATGGCGGGAGGCCGAGTTTGGTGAAGATGCTGGAGACGTGCTTTTCGATCGAACTCTCGCCAAGGAAAAGGGACTTGGCGATCACGGAGTTGGTGCGGCCCTCGGCCATGAGTTCCAGGACCTTGCGCTCCCGCTCCGTGAGGCTGTCCAGCGTGTCCGACCCCCGGCGTTCGGCGGCCAGGAGCTGGGTGACGACCTCCGGATCGAGGACGGTCTCGCCGGAGGCGATCCGGGCGAGGGCGTCGATGAACTCGCCGAAGTCGGCGACCCGGTCCTTGAGCAGGTAGCCGACCCCGCCCGCGCCTTCGGCGAGCATCCGTGCGGCGTACCTCGTCTCGATGTACTGCGAGAAGACCAGGACCCCGAGCCCCGGATGGTCCCGGCGCAGTGCGATGGCGGCCTTGAGGCCCTCGTCGGTGAAGGTGGGCGGCATGCGGATGTCGGCCACGGCGATATCGGGCTGGTGCTCGTCCACGGCCTCGCGCAACGCGTCGCCGTCACCCACCGTCGCGACGACGTCGTGGCCGTACGCGTCGAGCAGCTGGGCGAGGCCGTCTCGCAGGATGACGGCGTCTTCGGCGATAACGATGCGCATCGTATGCGGCTCACACGTATAGAGGGAGTTCGACGGTCACCACCGTAGGTCCTCCGTGAGGGCTGTCGATCACCAGTCGCCCGTCGACCGTGCCCAGGCGCTCGGCCAGGCCGGCCAGGCCGCCGCCCTCCAAAATGCGGCCGCCCCCGGCGCCGTCGTCGCGGACCACGATCCGGAGAAGCCCGTCCTCCTCGGTCACCGTCACGGCGGCCTGCCGTGCCTGGCTGTGTTTCGCCACGTTGGCCAGCAGCTCGGCCGTACAGAAGTAGGCAATGCTCTCGATCGCGGGCGAGGACCGCTCCGGGAGCGTCACCCGCAGGCGTACGGGCACGGAGCCGGACGCGGCGAGCGTGGCCAGCGCCGCGTCGAGGCCCTTGTCCAGGATCGGGGGGTGGATGCCGCGCACGAGGCTGCGAAGCTCGACGAGCGCGTCCTTGGCGTTCTGATGGGCCCCGCTGATGAGCCCACTCAGCGCCGGATCGGCCGTGGGCAGTACGGCGAGTCTGTCCTTGGCCGCGCTCAAGTGCATGGCCAGCGTGACGAGACGGACCTGGGCGCCGTCGTGCAGGTCCTGCTCGATCCTGCGGAGCCGTTGGGCCGAATCCTCCACGGCGTGCGCCCGGGTCTCCTCCAGATGCTGGATGCGCCGCGCGGAAGCGGTCGGGCCGAGGAGATACCGCAGCAGGGCCGTGTCCACGAGGAGCAAGGCACGGAGCACCCACGGCGCTGCCAGCAGGAGCACCGCCCCCAGGGCGGATGCGAGGAACGCGCGAGGCCAGGTGTCGAAGTGGAAGTCGCCGTTCGGTGTCGGGATGGACAAGCTCGACGGCCATAGGGCTTGCCACCACAGCGGATAGCACAGATGCGCGATGCCGCTTCCCCATGTCAGCAGCACAACCACGGCCTCGGCCACGCCGAGGGGGCCCTTCAGGAACAGGTACGCCAACGTCCGCCAGCCGACAGCGTCACTCAGCCCTGACCGGATCCACCCGAGGACTCCTGGCGCCCGCCGTACGCGCTCGGGGGTCGTTACCGCGACGCCGAGCAGGCGGACCAGTCCCCGGTGAAGGCTTCCCAGCCCCCGGGCCCCTCTCAATACGATGACGAGCCACGGCAGGCCGATGAGGGTGAGGCTCAGGAGGACGCCTACAGAGGTCGCGATGTACGCGTACACGAAGCCCAGCACGGCGATCGGAAGCGCCACCAGCACATAGCCGAGCTCCCTCAGGGCCCGCTGGTTCAGCGGTGACCAGCGGGCGATGTGCACGGCTGTCGGCCTCCTTCTTTCACCGGCACTGACCAAGTGTGCGGCACGCTCACGTGAACGGATTCAAGCGGAACCCGAACCGTCCCCGTGAACGGCGGTCAGTTCCCCTCGGCCTTCTTATGGGTGGAGGGCTTGTCCTTGGTGCAGGTGATGTCCTTGGCGGGCAGGTCGCCTCCGAGGAGGTAGCGGTCGACGGTGGTGTCGACGCAGGGGGCGCCGTGGTAGGCGAGGTACGTGACGTGGCCGCCGCTGCCCTTCTGTGTGACCATCCGGGAGCCGGTCAGCGCGCGGTGCATGGCCAACTGG
It contains:
- a CDS encoding ABC transporter ATP-binding protein; this encodes MDGIEPAVTSAVTLTGVHKRFGRGKNATHALRGVNAAIAKGSFTAVMGPSGSGKSSLLQCAAGLDRPSSGSVKLGDLELSRMMERRLTTIRRERIGFVFQAYNILTALTVEQNVLMPLRLAGAELDRERVVEVLTLVGMERHVKARAGRLSGGEQQRVAIARSLINNPEVVFADEPTGALDPSAAADVLALLRSLVDERSVTVVMVTHEPGAAAWADRVVILASGEIAHDTTDTDPQRIRERIFEASRRTVPVPVPPSKTHQGSRA
- a CDS encoding response regulator, which translates into the protein MRIVIAEDAVILRDGLAQLLDAYGHDVVATVGDGDALREAVDEHQPDIAVADIRMPPTFTDEGLKAAIALRRDHPGLGVLVFSQYIETRYAARMLAEGAGGVGYLLKDRVADFGEFIDALARIASGETVLDPEVVTQLLAAERRGSDTLDSLTERERKVLELMAEGRTNSVIAKSLFLGESSIEKHVSSIFTKLGLPPSADDHRRVLAVLRYLGV
- a CDS encoding sensor histidine kinase, which codes for MHIARWSPLNQRALRELGYVLVALPIAVLGFVYAYIATSVGVLLSLTLIGLPWLVIVLRGARGLGSLHRGLVRLLGVAVTTPERVRRAPGVLGWIRSGLSDAVGWRTLAYLFLKGPLGVAEAVVVLLTWGSGIAHLCYPLWWQALWPSSLSIPTPNGDFHFDTWPRAFLASALGAVLLLAAPWVLRALLLVDTALLRYLLGPTASARRIQHLEETRAHAVEDSAQRLRRIEQDLHDGAQVRLVTLAMHLSAAKDRLAVLPTADPALSGLISGAHQNAKDALVELRSLVRGIHPPILDKGLDAALATLAASGSVPVRLRVTLPERSSPAIESIAYFCTAELLANVAKHSQARQAAVTVTEEDGLLRIVVRDDGAGGGRILEGGGLAGLAERLGTVDGRLVIDSPHGGPTVVTVELPLYV